From a region of the Mobula hypostoma chromosome 6, sMobHyp1.1, whole genome shotgun sequence genome:
- the LOC134347522 gene encoding T-cell surface antigen CD2-like has protein sequence MVSNGIFSLFSFFLLMAVSEWYLTESNNCEVNVDRELGDSVLLDVPNLNSSTNHSVRWFKGQHQIARYKNAPKLYGESQRRVNIFQNGSLSIISTSKSDEGKYTVNVFDEKGIQALSQDIILRLFEKLSTPIMEVDCVNEQNMYISCEVHKGIPVSFYLNDQPLTKHNTSFSNGGKKATLKNFTSFYNNRTFFCKVENPISERQSTPSQLHCAASMPAYLYVIFIALGVIALVIFFRLLYCCISKRNNCNLKKLRI, from the exons ATGGTTTCCAATGGGATATTTTCACTATTTAGCTTCTTTCTGTTGATGGCTGTGTCTG aATGGTATCTTACAGAAAGCAATAACTGTGAGGTGAATGTTGATAGAGAACTTGGGGATTCAGTTCTGTTAGACGTTCCCAATCTAAACTCCAGTACCAATCATTCTGTTCGTTGGTTTAAAGGACAGCACCAGATCGCACGATACAAAAATGCTCCTAAGTTGTATGGTGAATCTCAGAGGAGAGTAAACATTTTTCAAAATGGTTCTCTGAGCATTATCTCCACATCAAAATCTGATGAAGGAAAATACACAGTGAACGTATTTGACGAAAAGGGAATACAGGCATTAAGTCAAGACATTATATTACGTTTATTTG AGAAACTTTCAACACCAATAATGGAAGTCGATTGTGTAAATGAGCAAAACATGTATATATCATGCGAAGTTCATAAAGGAATACCAGTTTCATTCTACTTGAATGACCAACCGTTGACTAAGCATAACACTTCATTTTCAAATGGTGGGAAAAAAGCTACACTGAAGAACTTCACCTCATTTTACAACAATAGAACATTCTTCTGTAAGGTTGAGAACCCAATCAGTGAAAGGCAATCAACTCCAAGCCAACTCCACTGTGCAG CTTCAATGCCAGCTTATCTCTACGTTATCTTCATCGCATTGGGAGTGATTGCACTGGTTATTTTTTTTAGACTACTTTATTGCTGCATCAGTAAAAGGAACAACTGCAATTTAAAGAAG CTGAGAATCTGA